Genomic DNA from Thermotoga petrophila RKU-1:
AGTCTGTTCGACAAAAACAAAGATTCCCCTTTCACGTGCAAGCCTCACCAATTCGTTGCATATTTCTTCGTTCACTCCTGGTGGAATACTCCCCGATATGACAACGCAATCGACTTTCGAAAGCGTCATCTTGTATCTTCTCAGAAAGTGTTCCACATCCATCTCTGTAACATTTGGACCGGGAAAATTTATAGCAGTTATTGTTTTATTCTTTTCGTCGATTATCTCTATGTTTTCTCTCGTTTCTCCCTCCACGTAAACAAAATTCGTCGTGATCAGCTTTGAAATTTTTCTCAATTCCTCCACAAGAATCTTCCCCATGTACCCACCCACGAATCCGGTGGCGACTGACGGCACCCCCAGTCTGGAAAGGGCTATAGAAACGTTTATACCCTTCCCACCCGGAGACATTTGAGTTTTAGAAAGATCTCTTATTCTGTACAGCCGGTTCACCTGAAAATCTTCTATGAAAATTTCCCTGTCTAAAGCAGGATTGAGGGTCACCGTCAGGACCATACAATCACCTCGAAATCAGAAGTGGGGAATCACATTTTTAAAACGAAATCCTTGGGACTCCCAACATAATTGATTTTACCATTATTCAGTATAACCAACAAATCGGCGATGTAGAGAAACCTTTGAAGGATACGAGTGGATATGACAAAAGTTCGTTCTTCCTTCATCTTGAGGAACATGTCCATTATCTTCTCTAGGTTTTCATCGTCGAGGTGATCCAGCAGACAGTCCATCAAAATGATACGAGGTTTTTTCTGTTCGAGAATGAAAAGAAGGAGGGAAATCTTTTCGGCTGGAGAGAACACAGAAAGGGGTGTTTTTCGACCGCGAATAAGCATCCTCAGTATTCCAAGATCATCGAGTTTCTCGGAAAAATCCTCCAGAGAAATTTTCCTTTTCAGGGCAAGCTTAAGAAACTCATCGAATGTGTAGCGATTCATCGCATCGATGAAACTGGTATCAAGGTACAGAGCGTTTTTCCTGAGATAGATGTCGTCAAGATCCTGCACATTTTGATCGAACAAATAGACGGAACCACTTCTGGAAATCTCGTTGAATATTTCAACGTTCAATTTGACGATAGATCTGAGGAGAAAAGATTTTCCGGATCCTCTTGGGCCATAAAGGACGTTCATTCCTTCAACAAAGGAAACGGTTATATTCTCAAGTACACTTTTACCATCCACAGATATGGAAAAATTTTCAAACCTTATCGGAAACTTTTCGCTTTTCATCGTTATCTCTTTCTCTCTTCTCGTCAAGACCCAAACGTCTCTTTATTTCCCTGAGAGCACTTTCATCTCCATCGGTCATCAATTTGAGCAGATCTATCTGCGACAAAACACGGGGATTTCTGGATACTTTTTTCTCCAAGAGGCATCACCTCGTTTTTGATTCTAACCCCAAACCTTTAATTGGACTTGTATGGATCATTACAATTAGAACCCAG
This window encodes:
- a CDS encoding ATP-binding cassette domain-containing protein, producing MTRREKEITMKSEKFPIRFENFSISVDGKSVLENITVSFVEGMNVLYGPRGSGKSFLLRSIVKLNVEIFNEISRSGSVYLFDQNVQDLDDIYLRKNALYLDTSFIDAMNRYTFDEFLKLALKRKISLEDFSEKLDDLGILRMLIRGRKTPLSVFSPAEKISLLLFILEQKKPRIILMDCLLDHLDDENLEKIMDMFLKMKEERTFVISTRILQRFLYIADLLVILNNGKINYVGSPKDFVLKM
- a CDS encoding 1-phosphofructokinase family hexose kinase, producing MVLTVTLNPALDREIFIEDFQVNRLYRIRDLSKTQMSPGGKGINVSIALSRLGVPSVATGFVGGYMGKILVEELRKISKLITTNFVYVEGETRENIEIIDEKNKTITAINFPGPNVTEMDVEHFLRRYKMTLSKVDCVVISGSIPPGVNEEICNELVRLARERGIFVFVEQTPRLLERIYEGPEYPNVVKPDLRGNHASFLGVELKTFDDYVKLAEKLAEKSQISVVSYEVKNDIVATREGVWLIKSKEEIDTSHLLGAGDAYVAGMVYYFIKHGANFLEMAKFGFASALAATRRKEKYMPDLEVIKKEYDHFTVERVK